In Parus major isolate Abel chromosome 8, Parus_major1.1, whole genome shotgun sequence, a single window of DNA contains:
- the LOC107208022 gene encoding uncharacterized protein LOC107208022, translating to MRRRAAAGERDPPRQRRCPRSLGRGGGGEERRRSQPQLRLAREGEPRRRLGEGRVRLERRGRDGSGCPGAPSGRGAKVSRPERPRGRRLVCYSLTRRRRGPGAPCPAGCEASPPPQLAESRPGAAGTRLAPTSASTARTQRRKQRFLYCLHHSSVCKSQIEMLGKAGMAKTVGFCFTNTATALTNLLLFCGLRCCLTEKKKLPETKTTLNLISNSAVVFH from the exons ATGAGGCGTCGGGCGGCGGCCGGAGAACGGGACCCCCCCAGGCAGCGCCGGTGCCCTCGGTCACTGGGGagaggcggcggcggcgaggAACGACGTcgctcccagccccagctccgcCTGGCTCGGGAGGGGGAGCCGCGGAGGAGACTGGGAGAGGGGCGGGTCCGGCtggagcggcggggccgggacgGGAGCGGCTGCCCCGGAGCTCCGAGCGGCCGCGGGGCGAAGGTGTCGCGCCCGGAgcggccccgcggccgccgcctTGTTTGTTACTCATTAACGAGGCGACGGCGAGGCCCCGGGGCTCCGTGTCCGGCCGGCTGCGAGGCCTCCCCGCCGCCCCAGCTCGCTGAGTCAcggccgggagcggcggggaCCCGGCTCGCCCCCACCTCAGCGAGCACCGCGCGGACACAGAGACGTAAACAACGATTTTTATATTGTTTACATCACAGCTCTGTATGCAAATCACAAATTGAGATGTTAGGAAAG GCTGGGATGGCGAAGACTGTCGGATTTTGTTTTACTAACACTGCCACTGCCCTGACAAATTTACTTCTCTTCTGTGGATTACGCTGCTGCctaactgagaaaaaaaaactacctGAAACTAAAACAACATTGAATTTGATTTCTAATTCAGCTGTGGTTTTTCACTGA
- the LOC107208378 gene encoding retinol dehydrogenase 8-like: MEDSQQPVNFFFFNRLSLIEPGPVITEFERKVFEDGMKMDLSAADEETAEMFTNIYLKNYKQIFQSLGQSAEDVAEHTVKIILAENPPFRHQTNTLYTPMTTLKYADPNGDLPIDIFYKMVFQHDKIFSASLNFIKLLRWRSRKSFDLGKPSQ, encoded by the exons ATGGAGGATAGTCAACAACcagttaacttttttttttttaacaggttAAGTTTGATTGAACCAGGGCCAGTCATTACGgagtttgaaagaaaagtgtttgaAGATGGAATGAAAATGGATCTTTCAGCTGCAGAtgaagaaacagctgaaatgtTTACTAATATTTACcttaaaaattacaaacaaaTTTTCCAGAGCCTAGGACAAAGTGCTGAAGATGTTGCAGAG CACACAGTAAAGATAATTCTTGCAGAAAATCCACCTTTTCGCCATCAGACCAACACCTTGTATACTCCAATGACAACTCTGAAGTATGCAGATCCAAATGGAGATCTACCCATTGACATATTCTACAAAATGGTTTTTCAGCATGACAAAATCTTCAGTGCAAGTCTCAACTTCATCAAATTGCTACGgtggagaagcagaaagagcTTTGACCTGGGAAAGCCCTCACAATAA
- the DR1 gene encoding protein Dr1: MASSSGNDDDLTIPRAAINKMIKETLPNVRVANDARELVVNCCTEFIHLISSEANEICNKSEKKTISPEHVIQALESLGFGSYISEVKEVLQECKTVALKRRKASSRLENLGIPEEELLRQQQELFAQARQQQAELAQQEWLQMQQAAQQAQLAAASASASNQAGSSQDEDDEDDI, encoded by the exons ATGGCCTCGTCGTCCGGCAACGACGACGACCTTaccatccccagggctgccatCAACAAGATGATCAAAGAGACGCTGCCCAACGTCCGCGTGGCGAACGACGCCCGGGAGCTGGTGGTCAACTGCTGCACTGAATTCATCCACCTCATCTCCTCCGAGGCCAACGAAATCTGCAACAAATCGGAGAAGAAAACTATATCCCCGGAGCATGTCATACAAG cACTAGAAAGTTTGGGGTTTGGCTCCTATATCAGTGAAGTAAAAGAGGTCTTACAAGAATGCAAAACAGTAGCACTAAAGAGAAGAAAGGCCAGTTCACGCTTGGAGAACCTCGGCATTCCGGAAGAAGAGCTACTAAGGCAGCAACAGGAATTATTTGCACAA GCTAGACAACAGCAAGCAGAACTGGCACAGCAGGAATGGCTACAGATGCAACAAGCAGCTCAACAGGCACAGCTCGCTGCTGCCTCAGCCAGTGCATCCAATCAGGCAGGATCTTCtcaggatgaagatgatgaagatgataTCTGA